A window of the Gammaproteobacteria bacterium genome harbors these coding sequences:
- a CDS encoding efflux RND transporter permease subunit — MINSVIAAALRNKFQVALATLVLIAVGIWALRTMPVDAIPDLSDVQVIVFTDYPGQAPQVVEDQVTYPLTTALLAVPHAKVVRGYSLFGMSFVYLIFEDGTDLYWARTRVLEYLNYVRERLPAGVNPTLGPDATGVGWVYEYALVDKSGRHDLSQLRSIQDWFLRYQLQTVRGVAEVASIGGYVKQYQVEVDPRALAAYNISLARVREAIERSNADVGGGVIELAETEYVVRGRGYLRSREDIEGIPVEVDARGVPIRLKDIAHVHLGPELRRGLADLDGEGEVAGGVVVMRYGENALAVIQQVRARLEELKKSLPEGVEIVPVYDRGALIERAVATLKRSLGEESLVVSLVCVIFLLHIRSALVAIVTLPIGILAALLVMRWQGINANIMSLGGIAIAIGAMVDGAIVMIENAHKHLERAAEAKGSALSHAERWEACSAAAKEVGPALFFSLLIITVSFLPVFTLQAQEGRLFSPLAYTKTYAMAAAAVLAVTLVPVLMGYLIRGKILPEARNPINRALHAWHMPVLTLAMRHRWVTLGIAGALLVVTLYPMLKLGAEFMPPLDEGDILYMPTMYPGVSITKAREFTQQTDKILRRFPEVQSVFGKSGRAETATDMAPLSMLETTIRLKPLSDWPDPDKLTQQLIQEMDAAIKFPGVANAWTLPIKNRIDMLATGIKTPVGIKVSGPDLNVLQELVSQVERTLKQLPETRSAFGDRAVGGYYLDFDIRRDEAARYGLTVGDVQDVIQTAIGGMNVTQTVEGLERYPVSLRYPRELRDNLEQLNRVLIPTPTGAQIPLSMVAELKLRRGPPDIKSENARPNAWVYVDINTADIGGYVTHAKEAVARQVKLPSGYTIAWSGQYEYMERAAARLKIVLPATLLIIFVLLYWNFKNVTTPLVVMLSIPFGLIGGVWLVYLLGYNLSVAVAVGFIALAGVAAEIGVLVLTFIDQEVAKRRAAGARLSTMELMQAAQAGAAERVRPIAMTATAITAGLLPIMWSSGTGSEVMSRIAAPMVGGMVSVTVLSLIVLPVIYGLVLQMREKL, encoded by the coding sequence ATGATTAACTCCGTCATCGCGGCAGCGCTGCGTAACAAATTCCAGGTCGCACTTGCGACGTTGGTGCTGATCGCAGTGGGGATATGGGCGCTGCGCACCATGCCGGTGGATGCTATCCCCGATCTTTCCGATGTGCAGGTAATCGTATTCACCGACTATCCCGGCCAGGCACCGCAAGTGGTGGAGGATCAGGTCACCTATCCGCTCACCACGGCGCTGCTCGCCGTGCCGCACGCCAAGGTGGTACGCGGCTATTCTCTGTTCGGGATGTCTTTCGTCTATCTCATCTTCGAGGACGGTACCGATCTTTATTGGGCGCGCACGCGAGTGCTGGAGTATCTCAACTACGTGCGCGAACGCCTGCCCGCCGGCGTAAATCCAACGCTGGGTCCCGATGCGACCGGTGTGGGTTGGGTTTATGAATATGCCTTGGTAGATAAAAGCGGCCGCCATGATTTGTCGCAACTGCGCTCGATTCAGGATTGGTTCCTGCGCTATCAGTTGCAGACCGTACGGGGCGTGGCGGAGGTGGCCTCCATCGGCGGTTATGTGAAGCAATACCAGGTGGAAGTGGATCCGCGCGCGCTGGCCGCCTACAACATCTCTCTTGCCCGTGTGCGCGAGGCCATCGAGCGTTCCAACGCCGACGTGGGCGGCGGGGTGATCGAGCTGGCCGAAACCGAATATGTGGTGCGCGGCCGCGGTTATTTGCGTTCGCGCGAAGATATTGAAGGAATCCCGGTGGAGGTGGACGCGCGCGGCGTGCCCATCCGTCTCAAGGATATCGCCCATGTGCATCTCGGCCCGGAACTGCGGCGCGGCTTGGCGGACCTCGACGGTGAGGGCGAAGTGGCGGGCGGTGTCGTGGTGATGCGCTATGGCGAGAACGCGCTCGCCGTCATCCAGCAAGTGCGCGCCAGATTGGAGGAGCTTAAGAAAAGTCTGCCCGAAGGCGTGGAGATCGTGCCAGTGTACGATCGCGGCGCCCTCATCGAGCGGGCGGTCGCCACCTTGAAACGTTCGCTAGGAGAAGAGTCGCTGGTGGTTTCGCTGGTGTGCGTCATATTCTTGTTGCACATCCGCTCGGCACTGGTGGCCATCGTCACCTTGCCGATAGGAATACTCGCCGCGCTGCTTGTTATGCGCTGGCAAGGCATCAATGCCAATATCATGTCGCTGGGCGGCATCGCCATCGCCATCGGCGCCATGGTGGACGGTGCGATTGTCATGATCGAGAACGCCCACAAACATCTCGAACGCGCGGCTGAGGCCAAGGGCAGCGCGTTGAGTCATGCGGAACGTTGGGAGGCGTGCAGCGCGGCAGCCAAGGAAGTCGGTCCCGCTTTGTTTTTTTCGCTGCTGATAATCACGGTATCTTTCCTGCCCGTGTTTACGCTTCAGGCGCAGGAAGGCCGTTTGTTTTCGCCGCTCGCTTACACCAAGACTTACGCTATGGCGGCAGCGGCGGTGCTGGCCGTTACCCTGGTGCCGGTGCTGATGGGTTATTTGATACGCGGCAAGATCCTGCCAGAGGCGCGCAATCCCATCAACCGCGCCCTGCATGCCTGGCACATGCCTGTGCTGACGCTGGCCATGCGCCATCGCTGGGTCACGCTGGGTATCGCCGGGGCGTTGCTTGTGGTCACGCTTTATCCCATGTTGAAGCTGGGCGCGGAATTCATGCCGCCGCTGGATGAAGGCGACATCCTCTACATGCCGACGATGTATCCCGGTGTGTCGATCACCAAGGCGCGCGAATTCACTCAGCAAACCGACAAGATTCTGCGCCGCTTTCCCGAGGTGCAATCGGTATTCGGCAAGAGCGGCCGGGCGGAGACCGCCACCGACATGGCGCCACTGTCCATGTTAGAGACAACCATACGCCTCAAGCCGCTCAGCGACTGGCCCGATCCGGACAAGCTAACCCAACAGCTCATTCAGGAGATGGATGCAGCGATCAAGTTTCCCGGCGTGGCCAATGCCTGGACGTTACCCATCAAAAACCGCATCGACATGCTTGCCACCGGCATCAAAACGCCAGTGGGAATCAAGGTGAGCGGCCCCGATCTCAATGTGTTACAGGAACTGGTGTCGCAAGTGGAGCGGACGTTGAAACAACTGCCGGAGACTCGCTCCGCCTTCGGTGATCGCGCCGTGGGTGGTTATTATCTGGATTTCGATATCCGGCGCGATGAGGCGGCACGTTACGGCCTTACCGTGGGCGACGTGCAGGATGTGATTCAAACCGCCATCGGCGGCATGAACGTGACGCAGACGGTGGAGGGACTGGAGCGTTATCCGGTGAGCCTACGTTATCCACGCGAACTGCGCGACAATCTGGAACAGTTGAATCGTGTGTTGATCCCCACACCCACGGGGGCGCAGATTCCGCTTTCGATGGTGGCGGAACTCAAATTGCGCCGCGGTCCACCGGACATCAAGAGCGAAAACGCCCGTCCCAATGCCTGGGTGTATGTGGACATCAATACCGCGGATATCGGCGGCTATGTGACGCACGCAAAAGAAGCGGTGGCGCGCCAGGTGAAGCTGCCGTCCGGTTATACCATTGCCTGGTCGGGACAATATGAATATATGGAACGTGCCGCGGCGCGGCTTAAGATCGTCCTGCCGGCGACTTTGCTCATTATTTTCGTGTTGCTGTATTGGAACTTTAAAAATGTCACCACACCGCTGGTGGTGATGCTGTCTATTCCCTTCGGCCTGATCGGCGGCGTATGGCTGGTATATTTGCTCGGTTACAATTTGTCGGTGGCCGTGGCGGTAGGCTTCATCGCACTCGCCGGTGTGGCCGCCGAGATCGGTGTGCTGGTGCTGACCTTTATCGACCAGGAAGTCGCCAAGCGCCGCGCTGCGGGCGCGCGATTAAGCACAATGGAATTGATGCAAGCCGCACAGGCGGGTGCCGCCGAGCGCGTGCGGCCCATCGCCATGACCGCCACCGCCATCACCGCTGGTCTGTTGCCCATCATGTGGAGCAGCGGCACCGGCTCCGAGGTAATGAGTCGCATCGCCGCACCCATGGTGGGCGGCATGGTGAGCGTCACTGTGTTGAGTTTGATTGTCTTGCCGGTGATTTACGGCTTGGTCTTGCAGATGAGAGAGAAACTTTGA
- a CDS encoding efflux RND transporter periplasmic adaptor subunit, producing MNSRIIVIAMVALILGVGGGYWWAQRGMPEAVAPLAQAPKERKPLYYRNSMNPAVTSPVPKKDEMGMDYVPVYAEEEQGSAGMVSIDPGTVQNIGVRTVRAERRVLGQTIHAVGRVDYNEERLARLNPKTDGWVESLNVSVTGQRIAKGTVLLSLYSPQLVTAQQEYLLALQNMETLKDSPYEDLHHGAKQLVEAARARLELLDVPAHQIQDLETKHQISKTLHIHSPFDGVVVDIGVRPGQYVTPNTELYRIADLRKLWVYVDIYENELPWLRVGDSAEMHIAAAPGKVFRGRVTYIYPFVDPKTRTVRLRLEFDNHGDLLKPEMFVQVTLRTGLKLESVAVPSEAVIRSGEREQVFVVRAPGKFEPRVVELGLSAEGWSEIKRGVRAGEEVVTSAQFLIDSESKLREAAAKMSNVLQPSPSITPPTDDLDMSGISLSVPAGKTTDKQRLGNGKHQHD from the coding sequence CGCGCTGATATTGGGCGTGGGCGGCGGTTATTGGTGGGCGCAGCGCGGTATGCCAGAAGCCGTGGCTCCATTGGCGCAGGCGCCTAAAGAGCGCAAGCCGCTTTATTACCGCAATTCCATGAATCCTGCTGTGACATCACCGGTGCCTAAAAAGGACGAGATGGGGATGGATTATGTCCCTGTTTACGCCGAAGAAGAGCAGGGTTCCGCCGGGATGGTGAGCATCGATCCGGGTACGGTACAGAACATCGGCGTACGCACCGTGCGCGCCGAGCGCCGCGTGCTCGGCCAGACCATTCATGCTGTGGGTCGAGTGGATTACAACGAAGAGCGCCTGGCGCGGCTCAATCCCAAGACCGATGGCTGGGTGGAGTCACTCAATGTTTCCGTTACAGGTCAGCGGATAGCTAAGGGCACCGTCTTGTTAAGCCTTTATTCACCGCAGTTGGTGACGGCGCAGCAGGAGTATCTGCTGGCATTACAAAACATGGAGACATTGAAGGACAGTCCTTACGAGGACTTGCATCACGGCGCCAAACAATTGGTGGAGGCGGCGCGTGCGCGCCTGGAATTGCTGGATGTGCCGGCCCATCAGATCCAAGATCTGGAGACCAAGCACCAGATCAGCAAGACCCTCCATATTCATTCTCCCTTTGACGGGGTGGTAGTGGATATTGGAGTGCGTCCCGGTCAGTATGTCACGCCCAACACCGAGCTTTATCGTATCGCCGATCTCAGAAAACTGTGGGTATATGTAGATATCTACGAAAATGAACTGCCGTGGCTAAGGGTTGGCGATAGTGCCGAGATGCACATCGCTGCTGCACCGGGAAAAGTGTTCAGAGGGCGGGTGACGTATATCTACCCCTTCGTGGACCCCAAGACCCGCACGGTGCGTCTGCGTTTGGAATTCGATAATCACGGCGATCTGCTCAAGCCCGAGATGTTCGTCCAGGTAACGTTGCGTACGGGTCTCAAACTGGAGTCAGTCGCGGTGCCGAGCGAGGCGGTAATCCGTTCCGGAGAACGCGAACAAGTGTTTGTTGTGCGCGCGCCGGGCAAGTTCGAGCCGCGTGTGGTGGAGCTGGGACTCTCGGCCGAAGGCTGGAGCGAGATCAAGCGAGGGGTCCGCGCCGGCGAGGAAGTGGTGACCTCGGCGCAGTTCCTGATCGATTCGGAATCCAAGCTGCGCGAGGCTGCGGCCAAGATGTCCAATGTGCTGCAACCTTCTCCTTCCATTACGCCGCCAACCGATGATCTCGATATGTCGGGCATATCCTTATCCGTGCCTGCGGGCAAGACTACGGATAAGCAGCGCTTGGGCAATGGAAAACATCAGCATGATTAA